CGAGGTGGGGGAGGTGGTGAGCCTGGACCCCAACCTTGTGCGCCGGCCCGTCGTCGTGGGCGGCGGGATGTGGCTGGGTGGTGCTCGAAGTCGGGGAGGTGGGGACGGGGTTCTGCCGGTGGTTGGTCGGTGGGACCCGCCATGATGGGGGGATGAGTGACAAGGCTGGGGTGGTGGCGGCGGTTGAGGCGTTGCGGGCGATCGGGTACTACCTCGAGCGGGACCGCCAGCCGACTCATCGGGTGAAGGCGTACCGGCGGGCGGCGGACACGATCGAGGGGTTGCCGGCGACCGAGGTGCGGGCGCGGAAGCGGGCGGGGACGCTGACCGAGTTGCCGGGGATCGGGCCGAAGACCGAGGCGGTGATCCTGGAGGCGATGGACGGCGCCGTACCGGCGTACCTGACGAAACTCGAGCAGGGAGCCGCCGCACTGACCGAGGACGGTACGGCGATGCGCTCCGCGCTGAAGGCCGACCTGCATCTGCACTCGGACTGGTCCGACGGCGGCAGCCCGATCGAGGAGATGGCGCGGACGGCGGCGCGGCTCGGGCACTCGTACATCGCACTGACCGACCACTCGCCGCGCCTGACGGTCGCGAACGGGCTCTCGCGCGAACGGCGGCTGCAGCAGCTCGACGTCGTCGCCGAGCTGAACCAGAAGCTCGCCGACGAGCTCGACGGGTTCCGGATCCTGAACGGGATCGAGGTCGACATCCTCGACGACGGTTCGCTGGACTGCGACACCGAGATCCTCGCGCGCCTGGACATCGTCGTCGCGAGCGTGCACTCCAAACTGCGGATGGCGTCCGAACCGATGACCGAGCGGATGGTCAAGGCGATCGCCAACCCCCACGTCGACATCCTCGGCCACTGCACCGGCCGCCTGGTCACCGGCGGGCGCGGGACTCGCCCGGAGTCGGACTTCGATGCCGAGGTCGTGTTCGAAGCGTGCCGCCAGTTCGGTACGGCGGTCGAGATCAACTCCCGCCCCGAACGCCTCGACCCACCCCGCCGCCTGCTGACGATCGCCGTCGAGACCGGCTGCCAGTTCTCCATCGACACCGACGCCCACGCCCCCGGCCAGCTCGACTGGCAACCGTACGGGTGCGAACGCGCCGAGGAATGCGGCGTCGAGCAGGAGAACGTCATCAACACGTGGTCGATGGACGACCTACTGGAGTGGACCAACAGCTGACACGCGTACGGCGGTAAGTGCTTCTCCGCCCGACCAGTTCACCCGGCGCCCGCGGGGCAGATCGCGGCTTACCGCCCGCAGCTCCGGCGGTCTATGGGGACCGGGGTGTGCGTGTGGACGGCGGTATAGGCGCACGCCCACCGCGGGCGCCAGCCGTCCGGCTATGGCAGTCACGGGTGGGCTTGGGGATGTGCCGGGTGACGGTGGAGGGCGCGACCTGCAGGCCGCACGCGCACAGCAGGCGCCAGCCGCTCGGCTCCCGCTGCGACCCGCGGGCTTGGGGGTGTGTGGGGTGACGGTGGAAGGGGCGACTTGCAAGCTGCAGTACGCGCACGGCGGGCGGCGGCCGCCCGGCTCCCGCAGTACGCGCACGGCGGGCGCCAGCCGCCCGGAGGGCGCGACCTGCTGGCCGCAGCCCGCGCACGGCGGGCGGCGGGCGGCAGCAGCCCGGCTCCCGCCGTCACGGGTGGGCTTTGGGGCGTGTGCGGGGTGACGGTGGAGGGGCGACTCGCAGGCCGCGGCACGCGCACAGCGGGCGCCGGCCGTCCGGCTCCCGCAGTACGCGTACGGCGGGCGCCAGCCGCTCGGCTCCCGCACCCATGGTGGGCTTGGGGGCGTGTGGGATGACGGTGGAGGGCGCGACCTGCAGGCCGCAGCTCGCACACCGCGGACGGCAGCCGCCCGGCTCCCGCAACCACGGCTGGTTTGGGGGATGTGTCGGATGACTGGCGTTGGGCGCGCCCGGGGTAGTCGACCAGGATCTGCCGGCCCCGGCCCCCAGGCCCCGTCCCGACCCCAGGCCCAGCCCGGGCCCCGGCCGCGTGGCGCGATCCGCCTGTGCAGCGGCTCGAACAGCGCGGACGACCGGGCCAGTAAAGGCGGCGCTGGTGTGCGGGAGCGCTTTGGCGTGCGGGCGAGGGCGAGGCCGGCTAGTGATGGAGAGCTGTCGTCCGGGTGACGAGTTCGTCGATAGTGATGCGGTCGAAGCCTCGGACTGCTGAGCGGACCGTGCCGTTGCCGGCGTTCGCCAAAGCCGGGGGGATCGAGGCCGCACCGTGGAGGGCGCCGAAGACGCTGCCTACGGTGGCGCTGGTGGAGTCGGTGTCTCGGCCGGCGCCTACGGAGAGGGCGAGGGTGCGGACGTAGTCGTCGTGGCCCCAGAGGAGGGCGGTGGTGATGATGGCGGCGTTGTTGAGGGTGTGGACCCAGTTGTAGGCCAGCGTTTCGTCGATCCAGTCGAGAGCTTCCTCGGCCGTGGCGTCCTGCTCGTGGAGGTCGAGGAGGCAGCGTTGGCTGTCGGCGAGGCGGGAGCGGGGTGGGACGACGGTGAGGGCTGTGCGGAGTGCTTCGGCGGGAGTGGTGGCGACGAGGGCTTGGGCGACGAGGGCGGCGGCCCACTGCGCGCCGTACAGGCCGTTGGCTGTGTGGGACAGGCTGGCGTCGACCAGCGCGAGGCGGGCGGCTTCCGCGGGGTTGCCGGGGCTCGCGTAGCCGTAGGCGTCGACGCGGATGAGGGCGCCGATCCACTCGCGGTACGGGTTGCGGGTGGTGGCCGTGTCCGGCGGGCGCAGGCCGTGGACGAGATTGCGGTACGCCGCGCGCTCGGCGGTGTACGTCTGCGTGAACGGCATCCGGTCGAGCCACTCGCGGGCGACGTCCTCCGTGCGCAGCTCGCGGCCGTACGTCTCCAGCAGGTGCAGCCCGAGCATCGTCCAGTCGAGGTCGTCGTCGCGCGGTACGGCGTCGAACCGGCCGGCCGACGCCTCGGCGGCTGACGGGTGCAAGGTGATGCCGGGCGGCGGCGTCGCGACGTACGGGACGAAGCCGCTCAACGGCCAGTCGTCGGCTGCTTCCAGATAGGTCCGTACGTCGGCGCGGCTGAGGCCTTCGACGGGCTTGCCCATGGTGTTGCCGACGCAGCGGCCGAGCCAGGCGCCTCGGATGCGGTCGGCCAGGTCATCACTCGTTTGCGCGGGACCTGGCGCCTCCGCCACTTGGGAGACAGCTGAGGGCTCGTCGTACGGCCAGTCGGGGTCTCGGCGTAGTGCGGCCAGCGCGGACTCGATGTCGGCCAGCTGCGTCAGGTCACCGGCGGCCGCGGCGATGCGGGCGCGGGCGTGCAGGTCGCCGACGGCGTACCCGGAACTCTCCAGCTGCTCCGCCTCGTCCGGGACCAGGTCGCGAAGATCGAGAACGTCGTGCACGGCGAGCCTCCAGTGGTCGGGTCCTGCCTACCCGACCACGCATCAGGGGCCGGAGTCCATACTCGTCCCATGAGCGACTTGGAGAAGGACCCGGCCGAGGTCGTCTGTGACGGGACCGGCGCCGAGGGGCCGGTGCAGGAGTTGCTGGAGCCGCGGCAGGTGGTGCTCGGCCGGACCACGAAGGTCCGTCGGCTGCTGCCGAACAAGAACCGCCGGATGGTCGGCGCGTGGTGCTTCGCCGACCACTACGGGCCCGACGACCTGACCCAGCGGGTCGACTCGTACGACGGGCCGGGGGAGCAGGGCATGCGCGTGCCGCCGCACCCGCACACCAGCCTGCAGACGGTGAGCTGGCTGTTCGAGGGCGAGATCGAGCACCGCGACTCGGCCGGCTCGCACGCGATGGTCCGCCCGGGCGAGCTCAACATCATGACGTCTGGCCCGGGCATCGCGCACTCGGAGATCTCGTTGCCCTCGGCACCTCCAACGCTGCACGGCGCGCAACTGTGGGTCGCCCTGCCCGAGTCCGCGCGCAACACCGTGACGCCGACCTTCAACGCGTACGCCGACCTGCCGGTGCTCGAGCTCGACGGTGCCCGCGCGAAGGTGATGATCGGCACGGTCGGCGGCGTCACGTCGCCGGCTCCGGCGTACACGCCGCTGGTCGGCGCCGATTTCACGATCGAGCCCGGGCGGACCGTCGAGGTGCCGCTGACGTCCGAGTTCGAGTACGCCGTCCTGGTGGTCGACGGCTCGGTCGACGCCGGAGAGGTCGCGCCGGCGTTCGGCGAGATGGCGTACTTCGGCACCGGACGCCGAACGATCGAGCTGACCGCTGGGCCCGACGGCGCCCGATTCCTGCTGCTCGGGGGTGAGCCGTTCGAGGAACAGCTGGTGATGTGGTGGAACTTCATCGGCCGCTCGCACGAGGAGGTCGTTGCCGCTCGCAACGACTGGATGGCGTCGGTCGACGCGCACGGCTCGGCCCGCTTCCCGGCCGTCCCCGGCTACGACGGCGACCCGCTCCCGGCCCCGCCGCTGCCCGGCACCCGCCTGAAGCCGAGGCCACGCTCCCGCTGACCTCACGCAGACCGTGCTCCCCGCCCAGGATCCCTCCCAGGGCGGGGAGAGGCGCGACGCAGTCTCCCGCGAAGGGCCGATCCCGTGCGGCCTCATGCGACCAGCACGCTTTCCCGCCGGACACCGCTCACGCGGCGCCGGTAGTACGCCCACGTCAGCACCAGCAGCGCAGGGCCCCACAGGTTCAGCGGCGCGTAGCAGGCGACCATCAGCACCGCCGCGCCGTCGCTGCTGAACGGCAGCCACTGCGCGGTGAACGCGTCGCGGAACCCGTACGTCCAGATCGCGATCAGGGCCAGGCTCCCCAGCGTCGCCGGCACGATCGCCGCGTACGGCGCCACCCGCCGCCCGCCGATCCACGGGATCCACGCAGGCACCACCTCACCCCACCGCCGCACCATCCCGAACGCCGTCAACGCGACCGCCTCGGAGAACAGCGTCAAGCACACGATGTAGATGTGCTCGCCGGGACCGTGCAGCGTCACCGGCCGCCCGGCGTCGTCCAGCATGCCCATCGACGACCCGGCCACCAGCCCCAGCCGCCACAGGCCGGACGGCAGCACCATGAACGGAATCGCGTGCGCCAGCCACTCGGCCCACCGCGGTACAGGTCTCTCGGTCATGCCCTCAAGCTTGCAAGGCAAAAGCCCCGAAAACCTCACCCACACGAGGGATTCGGCTCCCCCGCACGGGGGAAATTCAGCGCCGGGCGTGCCGCCGGATCCACGGCGACAGGAAGTACAGCGCCAGCGCGAAGACGATCGTCACCACCGCCAGCCCACCGAAGTACGCCGTGTCCGACGCGCCCTCGGTGGCCTGCACGAGCTGCGCGGTGATCGCCTGCCCGGCCGCCGGCGCGAGGAACCACAGCGCCATCATCTGACTCAGGAACGCCTTCGGCGCCAGTACCGTCGTCGCGGCCAGACCAACCGGCGACAAGAACAACTCACCGAGCGTCTGTACGACGTACACGAGCACCAGCCACAGCGGCGAGGCGAGACCATCGCCGGTCACCGCCGAGGCCACGGCCATGATCGCGAACGAGATCCCCGCCAGCAGCAGCCCGGTCGCGAACTTCTGCCCGATCCCCGGCCCGCGGTCGCCGAGCTTGATCCAGACCACCGCGAACACCGGCGCCAGCACGATGATCGAGAACGGGTTGACCGACTGGAAGAACTCCGGCGAGAGCGAGATCCCGACCAGCTCCAGCGACGTCCGGTCGGCGGCGAACGTGGTCAGCGTCGTCGCGGCCTGCTCGAACAGCATGAAGAACAGCATCGCCGCGACGAACAGCGGGATGTACGCCCTGACCTGCTGCTTCTCGGTCGGCGTCACCAGCGGGCTGCGCAGCAGCATCGTGAAGTACGCGATCGGCGCCAGGAAGCACAGGTACGAGATCGCGTCGACGACCGGCTTCGGCCCGACCCCGCCGGAGATCCAGGCCGACACCCCGAACACGACCACCAGCAGCGCGAGCACCGCGCCGCTGATCTTCAGCATCGTCGGCCGGTCCTCGGCGGTCAGCGGGTTCGGCGGGGCGTCACCGCGGCCGTGCAGGGTGCGCCGGCCGAGCACGTAGGCGACCAGCGCCAGCGTCATCCCGACCGCGGCCGCCGCGAACGCGACGTGGAAGCCGAACTCGCGGCGCAGGAACCCGACCACGAACGGCGCGCTGAACGAGCCGATGTTGATGCCCATGTAGAAGATCGAGAACGCCGAGTCGCGGCGCTCGTCGCCGTCGGCGTACAGCGTGCCGACCATCGTCGACACGTTCGGCTTCAGCAGGCCGGTGCCGAGGGCAACGAGCGCGATCCCGGCGTAGGCAAGGCCCTCGACCGGTACGGCGAGCAGGATGTGGCCCGACACGATCACCGCACCGCCGTACAGGACGGTACGCCGGGCGCCGAAGACGCGGTCGGCGAACCAGCCGCCGAGCACCGACAGCAGGTAGACCGACGCGCCGTAGATCGAGACGACCGCCTCGCCGAGCGACTGCCCGAGACCGAGCCCGTGCGCCTGGTCGGTCAGGTAGAGCAGCAGGATGGCGCGCATCCCGTAGTAGCTGAACCGCTCCCACAACTCGGTGGTGAACAGCGTCATCAGGCCTCGTGGATGCCCGAAGAACGTCTTCTCCCGCTCGGCGTCCGGTTGCGTTTGCGACACGCTCGACTACTCCCCGTAGATCGTCAACAGACCGTCTCGACGGTAGTCGGTCGACGCCGCCTTGAGCGATCCGGGGCCCGTCAGAGCGCGATCCAGTACCGCCGCGTCAGCCCCAGCCAGGTCTCCCGGACGTCCTCCAGTACGCCGCCGTGGCGCTCGATCGTGCACGCGGACGGCGCGTTGTCGTCGTCGCAGGTCACCAGCACCCGCTCCAGCCCGCGCTCCCGCGCACGGTCGAGCACCGCGCCGAGCGCCCACGACGCCAGCCCACGCCGGCGCGCGGACGGCCGTACGCCGTACCCGATGTGCCCGCCGCCGTCGAGCAGTTTGTCGTTCAGCCGGTACCGCAAGGTGATCGCGCCGGCGTACTTGCCGTCGTCAACGATCCACCAGTACGCCGCCGGCACGCGCCCCGGCGCGAGCTCTCGCGTCTCGTCGCCCTCGCCGGCCAGCCGGCCGACCCAGGCGGCGAACCCCTCGACGCTGCCCACGTCGTCGGACTCGTGCAGCCCTGATCCGTGCTGAGACTCGGATCCCCACTCCAGCGAGGACTCCAGCCAGGAGTCCCGCAGGTCCACGGTCGGCTGGATCAGCTCAGGCATGCGCCCAAGGCTAGAGGGCCCCGGACCCATCCCTCATCAGGTCTTCCACAGGCGAAGGGCCGCCCACCCGAAGGTGGACGGCCCTCACGACCAGGCGACCGGATCAGGCGCCGGCGCCCTCCTGCTTCACGCCGGCGACCGCGGTCGGGTCGTCGATGCGGTACTTGCGGGCGGCCTCGGCGGCCACCTCGCGCTTGACGTCACCGCGCTTGGCCAGGATCTCCAGCGTGGCGACCACGATCGACTCGGCGTCGACGTGGAAGTGCCGGCGCGCGGCCGCGCGGGTGTCGGCCAGGCCCCAGCCGTCGGTGCCGAGCGAGGTGTAGTCGTTCGGGACCCAGCGGGAGATCTGGTCCTGCACCGAGCGCATGAAGTCGCTGACGGCAACGACCGGGCCCTTGGTGTCCTTGAGCTGCTCGGTGACGAACGGAACCCGCTCGTCCTCGTCCGGGTGCAGCAGGTTGTGCTCCTCGGCCGCGATCGCGTCCCGGCGCAGCTCGTTCCACGAGGTCACCGACCAGACGTCGGCGGCCACCGAGTACTCCTCGGCGAGGATCTGCTGGGCCTTGCGGACCCACGGCAGCGCCACGCCGGAGCCGAGCAGCTGGACCCGCGGCGCGTCGGCCTCGGCCTGACCTTCGTTGAAGCGGTACATGCCCTTGAGCAGCGCCGCGACGTCGAGGTTCTCCGGCTCGGCCGGCTGCGCGACCGGCTCGTTGTAGACGGTCAGGTAGTAGAAGACGTCCTCGCCGTACGGCTTGTCCTTGTCCAGGCCGTAGCCGTACATCCGGCGCAGCCCGTCCTTGACGATGTGCGCGACCTCGTAGGCGAAACCGGGGTCGTAGTGCACGGCCGCCGGGTTCGTCGAGGCGAGCAGCGGGGAGTGCCCGTCCGCGTGCTGCAGGCCCTCGCCGGTCAGCGTCGTACGGCCTGCCGTCGCGCCGACCAGGAAGCCGCGCCCGAGCTGGTCGCCGAGCGCCCAGAGCGAGTCGCCGGTGCGCTGGAACCCGAACATCGAGTAGAAGATGTAGAACGGGATCATCGGCTCGCCGTGCGTCGCGTACGCCGTCGCCGCCGCGATCATCGAGCCCATCGCGCCGGCCTCGCTGATGCCCTCGTGCAGCAGCTGGCCCTGGGCCGACTCCTTGTACGACAGCAGCAGCGCGCGGTCGACCGACTCGTAGGTCTGCCCGTGCGGCGAGTAGATCTTCGCCGTCGGGAACATCGAGTCCATACCGAACGTGCGGTACTCGTCCGGGGCGATCGGGACGATCCGGTCGCCGATCTCCGGGTCCTTCATCAGGTCGCGGAACAGCCGGACCAGCGCCATCGTGGTGGCCACCGGGGTCTTCTCGTTGCCCTTGCTGAGCGGCGCGTAGACCTTCTCGCCCGGCAGCTTCAGCGTCGTCTTCGGGGCCACCCGCCGCTCGGGCAGGAAGCCGCCGAGCTGACGCCGGCGCTCCATCATGTACTGGTACTCCGGCGAGTCCGTGCCGGGGTGGAAGTACGGCGGGTTGTAGGCGTCCTCGAGGTCCTTGTCCTCGATCGGCAGGTAGAGCCGGTCGCGGAACAGCTTCAGGTCGTCCGAGGTCAGCTTCTTCATCTGGTGGGTCGCGTTGCGGCCCTCCAGCGCCTCGATCGTCCAGCCCTTGATGGTCTGGGCCAGGATGACGGTCGGCTGCCCGACGTGCTCCTTGGCGCTCTTGAACGCGGCGTACACCTTGCGGTAGTCGTGACCGCCGCGGGGCAGCTTGCGCAGGTCCTCGTCGGACAGGTTGCTGACCATCTGCCGCAGCCGCTGGTCGCCGCCGAAGAAGTTGTTGCGGATGTACTCGCCGGACTCGACCGAGTAGGTCTGGAACTGGCCGTCCGGGGTGGTGTTCATCTTGTTCACCAGCGCGCCGTCGTGGTCCTGCGCGAGCAGCGCGTCCCACTCACGGCCCCAGATCACCTTGATGACGTTCCAGCCGGCGCCGCGGAAGAACGCCTCCAGCTCCTGGATGACCTTGCCGTTGCCGCGGACCGGTCCGTCCAGCTGCTGCAGGTTGCAGTTGATCACGAAGGTGAGGTTGTCGAGCTCCTCGCGGGCGGCCAGGCCGATCGCGCCGAGCGACTCCGGCTCACCCATCTCGCCGTCGCCCAGGAACGTCCAGACGTGCTGGTCGCTGGTGTCCTTGATGCCGCGGTTGTGCAGGTACCGGTTGAACCGGGCCTGGTAGATCGAGTCCAGCGCCGCCAGACCCATCGAGACCGTCGGGTACTCCCAGAAGTCCGGCATCAACCGCGGGTGCGGGTACGACGACAGGCCCTGGTGCGGACCGCGGGAGACCTCCTGGCGGAACCCGTCCAGCTGGTCGGCGCTGAGCCGGCCCTCGAGGAACGCGCGCGCGTAGATGCCCGGGGAGGCGTGCCCCTGGATGAAGATCTGGTCGCCACCGCCCGGATCGTCCTTGCCGCGGAAGAAGTGGTTGAAACCGACCTCGTACAGGCTGGCCGCGGACTGGTAGGTGGCGATGTGGCCGCCGACCTCGAGGCCCTTGCGGTTGGCCTTGCTCACCATCACCGCGGCGTTCCACCGGATGAAGGCCCGGATCCGCCGCTCGATGTGCTCGTCACCGGGGAACCACGGCTCGCGCTCGGGCGGGATCGAGTTGATGTAGTCGGTGCTCCGCAGCGCAGGTACGCCGACCTGCCGCTCCCGGGCCCGCTCGATCAGCTTGAGCATCAGGTAGCGCGCTCGCGCCTTGCCACGCTCGTCCAGCACGGCGTCGAGCGACTCGACCCACTCACGAGTTTCGTCGGGGTCGATGTCGGGGAGCTGGGTCGGCATCCCCTCGGTGATGATGGCTGGTGGTTCGTGTCCGGAAGCCACGGTGTCCTGCCGTTCTGTCTAGTCGATCCTGCCAAGCACTAGTCGGTACTCCTAGCAATCCTGTCACCTGTTCGGAATGCGTTCTACTTCGCGTCCCTTCCCGGGCGAGATCCGGGCTCCCGGCGGCGGTGGGAGCGGACACGCCACCGCCGCGGCACGCGGATACCGGACACGTCACGGAACCCTCGTGCATACTTGCGCGACGCGGTAGGCCACGATGGACTACTGCTACTGACGCCTACCCCCGGTCCCCGGGGACGACGGAGGAGGACACGTGAGCGCGACCGCGGACCACGCGGACGGCAAGAGCGGCGAGCCGAACATGGCGAGCCGGCTCGGCCTGGAGAGCGGCTGGGTCGTCCAGGAGCTCGGCTACGACGAGGACTGCGACGACGCCCTGCGCGACGCCATCCAGGAAACGACCGGCGAGGAATTCGTCGGCGAGGACACCGATGACGTCGTGGACGTCGTGCTGCTCTGGTTCCGGGACGGTGACGGCGACCTGGTCGACGCGCTGTTCGACGTCCTGACCGACCTGAAGGCCGGCGGCGTGGTGTGGCTGATGACGCCGAAGGTCGGCCGGGACGGCTACGTCGACGCCGCCGACGTCGCCGAGGCAGCACCGACCGCCGGACTGTCCACGACCAGCAGCCTGACGGTGACCGCTGACTGGTCCGCCACCAAACTGGTGATGCCGAAGTCGCCGCGAGTCAAGAAGTGAGCCCCGCTGCCGCCCTCCTGGTCGGCAGCGCGGCACCGGACTTCACCGCACGCACGCAGCACGGCGAGCCGTTCCGCCTCAGCTCCCTCCGGGGCGGGCGGCCGGTGGTCGTGGTGTTCTACCCGTACGCCTTCAGCCGGGTCTGCACGAGCGAGCTGGAGGCGCTGCGGGACCGGCCCGACCTGCTCGGCGCGGCGGATTTCGTCGGGGTCTCCTGCGACCCGATGTTCACGTTGCGCGCGTACGCCGAGTCCGCGCGGCTGGAGTTCGCTCTGCTGAGCGACTTCTGGCCGCACGGGGCGATCGCTTCGTCGTACGGGGTGTTCGACTCCGCGCGGGGTTGTGCGCTGCGCGGGACGTTCGTGATCGATGCCGCGGGGGTCGTGCGGTGGTCGGTCGTGAACGACGTACCGGACGCGCGG
The Kribbella italica DNA segment above includes these coding regions:
- a CDS encoding GNAT family N-acetyltransferase, whose amino-acid sequence is MPELIQPTVDLRDSWLESSLEWGSESQHGSGLHESDDVGSVEGFAAWVGRLAGEGDETRELAPGRVPAAYWWIVDDGKYAGAITLRYRLNDKLLDGGGHIGYGVRPSARRRGLASWALGAVLDRARERGLERVLVTCDDDNAPSACTIERHGGVLEDVRETWLGLTRRYWIAL
- the aceE gene encoding pyruvate dehydrogenase (acetyl-transferring), homodimeric type, whose amino-acid sequence is MPTQLPDIDPDETREWVESLDAVLDERGKARARYLMLKLIERARERQVGVPALRSTDYINSIPPEREPWFPGDEHIERRIRAFIRWNAAVMVSKANRKGLEVGGHIATYQSAASLYEVGFNHFFRGKDDPGGGDQIFIQGHASPGIYARAFLEGRLSADQLDGFRQEVSRGPHQGLSSYPHPRLMPDFWEYPTVSMGLAALDSIYQARFNRYLHNRGIKDTSDQHVWTFLGDGEMGEPESLGAIGLAAREELDNLTFVINCNLQQLDGPVRGNGKVIQELEAFFRGAGWNVIKVIWGREWDALLAQDHDGALVNKMNTTPDGQFQTYSVESGEYIRNNFFGGDQRLRQMVSNLSDEDLRKLPRGGHDYRKVYAAFKSAKEHVGQPTVILAQTIKGWTIEALEGRNATHQMKKLTSDDLKLFRDRLYLPIEDKDLEDAYNPPYFHPGTDSPEYQYMMERRRQLGGFLPERRVAPKTTLKLPGEKVYAPLSKGNEKTPVATTMALVRLFRDLMKDPEIGDRIVPIAPDEYRTFGMDSMFPTAKIYSPHGQTYESVDRALLLSYKESAQGQLLHEGISEAGAMGSMIAAATAYATHGEPMIPFYIFYSMFGFQRTGDSLWALGDQLGRGFLVGATAGRTTLTGEGLQHADGHSPLLASTNPAAVHYDPGFAYEVAHIVKDGLRRMYGYGLDKDKPYGEDVFYYLTVYNEPVAQPAEPENLDVAALLKGMYRFNEGQAEADAPRVQLLGSGVALPWVRKAQQILAEEYSVAADVWSVTSWNELRRDAIAAEEHNLLHPDEDERVPFVTEQLKDTKGPVVAVSDFMRSVQDQISRWVPNDYTSLGTDGWGLADTRAAARRHFHVDAESIVVATLEILAKRGDVKREVAAEAARKYRIDDPTAVAGVKQEGAGA
- a CDS encoding DUF3052 family protein, with the translated sequence MSATADHADGKSGEPNMASRLGLESGWVVQELGYDEDCDDALRDAIQETTGEEFVGEDTDDVVDVVLLWFRDGDGDLVDALFDVLTDLKAGGVVWLMTPKVGRDGYVDAADVAEAAPTAGLSTTSSLTVTADWSATKLVMPKSPRVKK
- a CDS encoding redoxin domain-containing protein; this translates as MSPAAALLVGSAAPDFTARTQHGEPFRLSSLRGGRPVVVVFYPYAFSRVCTSELEALRDRPDLLGAADFVGVSCDPMFTLRAYAESARLEFALLSDFWPHGAIASSYGVFDSARGCALRGTFVIDAAGVVRWSVVNDVPDARDPDDYAAALAELVPGLG
- a CDS encoding pirin family protein; the protein is MSDLEKDPAEVVCDGTGAEGPVQELLEPRQVVLGRTTKVRRLLPNKNRRMVGAWCFADHYGPDDLTQRVDSYDGPGEQGMRVPPHPHTSLQTVSWLFEGEIEHRDSAGSHAMVRPGELNIMTSGPGIAHSEISLPSAPPTLHGAQLWVALPESARNTVTPTFNAYADLPVLELDGARAKVMIGTVGGVTSPAPAYTPLVGADFTIEPGRTVEVPLTSEFEYAVLVVDGSVDAGEVAPAFGEMAYFGTGRRTIELTAGPDGARFLLLGGEPFEEQLVMWWNFIGRSHEEVVAARNDWMASVDAHGSARFPAVPGYDGDPLPAPPLPGTRLKPRPRSR
- a CDS encoding oligopeptide:H+ symporter, which gives rise to MSQTQPDAEREKTFFGHPRGLMTLFTTELWERFSYYGMRAILLLYLTDQAHGLGLGQSLGEAVVSIYGASVYLLSVLGGWFADRVFGARRTVLYGGAVIVSGHILLAVPVEGLAYAGIALVALGTGLLKPNVSTMVGTLYADGDERRDSAFSIFYMGINIGSFSAPFVVGFLRREFGFHVAFAAAAVGMTLALVAYVLGRRTLHGRGDAPPNPLTAEDRPTMLKISGAVLALLVVVFGVSAWISGGVGPKPVVDAISYLCFLAPIAYFTMLLRSPLVTPTEKQQVRAYIPLFVAAMLFFMLFEQAATTLTTFAADRTSLELVGISLSPEFFQSVNPFSIIVLAPVFAVVWIKLGDRGPGIGQKFATGLLLAGISFAIMAVASAVTGDGLASPLWLVLVYVVQTLGELFLSPVGLAATTVLAPKAFLSQMMALWFLAPAAGQAITAQLVQATEGASDTAYFGGLAVVTIVFALALYFLSPWIRRHARR
- a CDS encoding ADP-ribosylglycohydrolase family protein, producing MHDVLDLRDLVPDEAEQLESSGYAVGDLHARARIAAAAGDLTQLADIESALAALRRDPDWPYDEPSAVSQVAEAPGPAQTSDDLADRIRGAWLGRCVGNTMGKPVEGLSRADVRTYLEAADDWPLSGFVPYVATPPPGITLHPSAAEASAGRFDAVPRDDDLDWTMLGLHLLETYGRELRTEDVAREWLDRMPFTQTYTAERAAYRNLVHGLRPPDTATTRNPYREWIGALIRVDAYGYASPGNPAEAARLALVDASLSHTANGLYGAQWAAALVAQALVATTPAEALRTALTVVPPRSRLADSQRCLLDLHEQDATAEEALDWIDETLAYNWVHTLNNAAIITTALLWGHDDYVRTLALSVGAGRDTDSTSATVGSVFGALHGAASIPPALANAGNGTVRSAVRGFDRITIDELVTRTTALHH
- a CDS encoding PHP domain-containing protein gives rise to the protein MSDKAGVVAAVEALRAIGYYLERDRQPTHRVKAYRRAADTIEGLPATEVRARKRAGTLTELPGIGPKTEAVILEAMDGAVPAYLTKLEQGAAALTEDGTAMRSALKADLHLHSDWSDGGSPIEEMARTAARLGHSYIALTDHSPRLTVANGLSRERRLQQLDVVAELNQKLADELDGFRILNGIEVDILDDGSLDCDTEILARLDIVVASVHSKLRMASEPMTERMVKAIANPHVDILGHCTGRLVTGGRGTRPESDFDAEVVFEACRQFGTAVEINSRPERLDPPRRLLTIAVETGCQFSIDTDAHAPGQLDWQPYGCERAEECGVEQENVINTWSMDDLLEWTNS